From a region of the Arachis ipaensis cultivar K30076 chromosome B09, Araip1.1, whole genome shotgun sequence genome:
- the LOC107617440 gene encoding alpha-L-fucosidase 2-like isoform X2: MTSMEKQSSFVARLLLFLLLAFNVPLTHSSSSSTENGEWDMEDNGTLKVTFSEGATHWTDAIPIGNGRLGAMIWGGVSSELIQLNEDTLWTGTPGNYTDSTAPAALAEVRKLVDNRNYSGATEEALKLLGGPGAMYQLLGDIKLEFDDSHATYSNESYYRELDLDTATTKVKYSVGDVEYSREHFASHPDQVIVSRISASKPASLSLTVSLDSKLPHSLQVCGQNQVLMKGSCPGERQPPKVNSSANLKGIQFSVVLDVQISGEKGIVHVLEGSKLRIEGSDSVVLLLTASSSFDGPFTKPEDSKKDPTSDSLNTMKSVKKLSYANLYSRHLDDYQNLFHRVSLKLCKRSNLSSQTIPTSARVKSFQTDEDPSLVELLFQYGRYLLISSSRPGTQVANLQGIWNEELEPKWDGAPHLNINLQMNYWPSLPCNLRECQEPLFDYISSLSVSGSKTAKVNYEVNGWVAHQVSDIWAKSSPDRGRAVWALWPMGGAWLCTHLWEHYTYTMDKVKTNPSTSPEHMFIAPDQKPASVSYSTTMDMSIIKEVFSSIVSAAEVLGTSNDAVIKRVTEAQSKLPPIKIARDGSVMEWAEDFQDPEVHHRHLSHLFGLFPGHTITPEKTPDICEAANRTLFKRGEDGPGWSTTWKAALWARLNNSEHAYRMVKHLIVLVNPEHEVGFQRGLYSNLFNAHPPFQIDANFGFSAAVAEMLVQSTMKDLYLLPALPRDKWPNGCVTGLKARGGITVNICWKEGELHEVGLWSGNQKSLVRVHHRETMVLTDLSPDIVYSCNSRLKCVKT, from the exons ATGACTTCAATGGAAAAGCAATCTTCATTTGTTGCAAGGCTATTGCTGTTTCTGCTCTTAGCTTTCAATGTTCCACTCACtcattcctcatcatcatcaaca GAGAATGGAGAATGGGATATGGAGGATAATGGCACCCTCAAGGTTACGTTCTCTGAGGGTGCTACCCACTGGACCGATGCCATACCCATCGGAAATGGCCGTCTTGGGGCCATGATTTGGGGTGGCGTTTCATCGGAACTTATCCAGCTCAATG AGGACACACTTTGGACTGGGACGCCTGGCAACTATACCGACAGCACCGCTCCGGCAGCACTGGCTGAAGTCCGCAAACTTGTCGATAATAGAAATtactctggagctacagaagaagCTCTCAAATTGTTAGGAGGTCCTGGTGCC ATGTACCAACTTCTTGGTGATATCAAGTTAGAATTTGACGATTCTCATGCTACATACTCGAATGAGTCTTACTACAGAGAGCTGGATTTGGATACTGCGACAACAAAAGTAAAATACTCTGTGGGTGATGTAGAATATAGTAGAGAACATTTTGCTTCTCATCCAGACCAAGTAATAGTGTCAAGAATTTCTGCAAGCAAGCCAGCTTCGTTGTCATTAACAGTGTCTTTGGATAGCAAATTACCTCACAGTTTGCAAGTTTGTGGCCAAAATCAGGTACTAATGAAAGGAAGCTGTCCTGGTGAGAGGCAACCACCAAAAGTGAATTCAAGTGCCAATTTAAAGGGAATTCAATTTTCCGTTGTTCTTGATGTACAGATTAGTGGTGAAAAGGGGATTGTGCATGTTTTGGAAGGTTCAAAATTAAGGATTGAAGGTTCGGATTCTGTTGTTTTGCTTCTgacagcttcttcttcttttgatgGACCATTCACAAAACCTGAAGACTCTAAGAAGGACCCTACTTCAGACTCCCTCAACACAATGAAGTCGGTAAAAAAATTGTCATATGCTAACCTTTATTCACGTCACTTGGATGACTATCAGAACCTATTTCATCGTGTGTCATTGAAACTCTGTAAAAGGTCAAATCTTTCCTCTCAAACCATTCCAACTTCGGCAAGGGTCAAATCTTTCCAAACAGATGAAGATCCTTCACTTGTAGAGCTTTTGTTTCAATATGGTCGATATCTACTTATTTCAAGTTCACGTCCTGGAACTCAGGTGGCAAACCTGCAGGGTATATGGAACGAAGAACTTGAGCCTAAATGGGA TGGTGCTCCTCACTTGAACATTAATCTTCAAATGAACTATTGGCCATCTCTTCCTTGCAACTTACGTGAGTGTCAAGAGCCACTATTTGATTACATTTCCTCTTTGTCAGTCAGTGGAAGTAAAACTGCAAAG GTGAATTATGAGGTAAACGGTTGGGTTGCACATCAAGTTTCTGACATATGGGCTAAATCGTCCCCTGATCGAGGTCGTGCAGTTTGGGCATTATGGCCAATGGGTGGAGCTTGGCTTTGTACCCATCTATGGGAGCATTATACTTATACAATGGACAAAGTAA AAACCAACCCGTCAACTTCACCGGAACACATGTTCATTGCACCAGATCAAAAGCCTGCCAGTGTGAGCTACTCGACAACCATGGACATGTCAATCATCAAAGAAGTTTTCTCATCAATTGTATCCGCTGCTGAG GTTTTGGGGACAAGTAATGATGCTGTTATCAAAAGAGTAACTGAGGCTCAGTCCAAGCTTCCACCAATAAAAATTGCTAGGGATGGATCTGTTATGGAATGG GCAGAAGATTTCCAGGATCCTGAAGTACATCATAGACATCTTTCGCACCTATTTGGCCTCTTTCCAGGGCACACAATAACTCCTGAAAAAACTCCAGACATCTGTGAAGCTGCAAATCGCACTCTATTCAAAAGAG GAGAGGATGGTCCCGGGTGGTCAACAACTTGGAAAGCTGCATTGTGGGCACGTCTTAACAACAGTGAGCACGCATATCGCATGGTAAAGCACTTGATTGTCTTGGTGAACCCTGAACATGAAGTTGGTTTTCAGAGAGGACTCTACAGTAACCTGTTCAATGCACATCCCCCTTTTCAAATCGATGCAAACTTTGG TTTCTCAGCAGCAGTTGCAGAAATGCTTGTTCAAAGCACAATGAAGGACCTTTACTTGCTTCCGGCATTGCCTCGCGACAAATGGCCGAACGGCTGTGTGACAGGATTGAAAGCACGCGGCGGGATCACAGTGAACATATGCTGGAAAGAAGGAGAGCTGCATGAAGTTGGGCTGTGGTCAGGAAACCAGAAATCCCTAGTGAGAGTACATCATAGAGAAACCATGGTCCTAACAGATTTATCACCCGACATAGTTTACTCATGTAATAGCCGGTTGAAATGTGTGAAGACATAG
- the LOC107617440 gene encoding alpha-L-fucosidase 2-like isoform X3 yields the protein MTSMEKQSSFVARLLLFLLLAFNVPLTHSSSSSTENGEWDMEDNGTLKVTFSEGATHWTDAIPIGNGRLGAMIWGGVSSELIQLNEDTLWTGTPGNYTDSTAPAALAEVRKLVDNRNYSGATEEALKLLGGPGAMYQLLGDIKLEFDDSHATYSNESYYRELDLDTATTKVKYSVGDVEYSREHFASHPDQVIVSRISASKPASLSLTVSLDSKLPHSLQVCGQNQVLMKGSCPGERQPPKVNSSANLKGIQFSVVLDVQISGEKGIVHVLEGSKLRIEGSDSVVLLLTASSSFDGPFTKPEDSKKDPTSDSLNTMKSVKKLSYANLYSRHLDDYQNLFHRVSLKLCKRSNLSSQTIPTSARVKSFQTDEDPSLVELLFQYGRYLLISSSRPGTQVANLQGIWNEELEPKWDGAPHLNINLQMNYWPSLPCNLRECQEPLFDYISSLSVSGSKTAKVNYEVNGWVAHQVSDIWAKSSPDRGRAVWALWPMGGAWLCTHLWEHYTYTMDKEFLRTKAYPLLEGCTLFLLDWLIEGHNELSETNPSTSPEHMFIAPDQKPASVSYSTTMDMSIIKEVFSSIVSAAEVLGTSNDAVIKRVTEAQSKLPPIKIARDGSVMEWAEDFQDPEVHHRHLSHLFGLFPGHTITPEKTPDICEAANRTLFKRGEDGPGWSTTWKAALWARLNNKRTLQ from the exons ATGACTTCAATGGAAAAGCAATCTTCATTTGTTGCAAGGCTATTGCTGTTTCTGCTCTTAGCTTTCAATGTTCCACTCACtcattcctcatcatcatcaaca GAGAATGGAGAATGGGATATGGAGGATAATGGCACCCTCAAGGTTACGTTCTCTGAGGGTGCTACCCACTGGACCGATGCCATACCCATCGGAAATGGCCGTCTTGGGGCCATGATTTGGGGTGGCGTTTCATCGGAACTTATCCAGCTCAATG AGGACACACTTTGGACTGGGACGCCTGGCAACTATACCGACAGCACCGCTCCGGCAGCACTGGCTGAAGTCCGCAAACTTGTCGATAATAGAAATtactctggagctacagaagaagCTCTCAAATTGTTAGGAGGTCCTGGTGCC ATGTACCAACTTCTTGGTGATATCAAGTTAGAATTTGACGATTCTCATGCTACATACTCGAATGAGTCTTACTACAGAGAGCTGGATTTGGATACTGCGACAACAAAAGTAAAATACTCTGTGGGTGATGTAGAATATAGTAGAGAACATTTTGCTTCTCATCCAGACCAAGTAATAGTGTCAAGAATTTCTGCAAGCAAGCCAGCTTCGTTGTCATTAACAGTGTCTTTGGATAGCAAATTACCTCACAGTTTGCAAGTTTGTGGCCAAAATCAGGTACTAATGAAAGGAAGCTGTCCTGGTGAGAGGCAACCACCAAAAGTGAATTCAAGTGCCAATTTAAAGGGAATTCAATTTTCCGTTGTTCTTGATGTACAGATTAGTGGTGAAAAGGGGATTGTGCATGTTTTGGAAGGTTCAAAATTAAGGATTGAAGGTTCGGATTCTGTTGTTTTGCTTCTgacagcttcttcttcttttgatgGACCATTCACAAAACCTGAAGACTCTAAGAAGGACCCTACTTCAGACTCCCTCAACACAATGAAGTCGGTAAAAAAATTGTCATATGCTAACCTTTATTCACGTCACTTGGATGACTATCAGAACCTATTTCATCGTGTGTCATTGAAACTCTGTAAAAGGTCAAATCTTTCCTCTCAAACCATTCCAACTTCGGCAAGGGTCAAATCTTTCCAAACAGATGAAGATCCTTCACTTGTAGAGCTTTTGTTTCAATATGGTCGATATCTACTTATTTCAAGTTCACGTCCTGGAACTCAGGTGGCAAACCTGCAGGGTATATGGAACGAAGAACTTGAGCCTAAATGGGA TGGTGCTCCTCACTTGAACATTAATCTTCAAATGAACTATTGGCCATCTCTTCCTTGCAACTTACGTGAGTGTCAAGAGCCACTATTTGATTACATTTCCTCTTTGTCAGTCAGTGGAAGTAAAACTGCAAAG GTGAATTATGAGGTAAACGGTTGGGTTGCACATCAAGTTTCTGACATATGGGCTAAATCGTCCCCTGATCGAGGTCGTGCAGTTTGGGCATTATGGCCAATGGGTGGAGCTTGGCTTTGTACCCATCTATGGGAGCATTATACTTATACAATGGACAAA GAGTTTCTTAGAACCAAGGCATATCCTTTGTTGGAAGGATGTACTTTATTTTTGTTGGATTGGTTGATTGAAGGCCATAATGAATTATCAGAAACCAACCCGTCAACTTCACCGGAACACATGTTCATTGCACCAGATCAAAAGCCTGCCAGTGTGAGCTACTCGACAACCATGGACATGTCAATCATCAAAGAAGTTTTCTCATCAATTGTATCCGCTGCTGAG GTTTTGGGGACAAGTAATGATGCTGTTATCAAAAGAGTAACTGAGGCTCAGTCCAAGCTTCCACCAATAAAAATTGCTAGGGATGGATCTGTTATGGAATGG GCAGAAGATTTCCAGGATCCTGAAGTACATCATAGACATCTTTCGCACCTATTTGGCCTCTTTCCAGGGCACACAATAACTCCTGAAAAAACTCCAGACATCTGTGAAGCTGCAAATCGCACTCTATTCAAAAGAG GAGAGGATGGTCCCGGGTGGTCAACAACTTGGAAAGCTGCATTGTGGGCACGTCTTAACAACA AGAGGACTCTACAGTAA
- the LOC107617440 gene encoding alpha-L-fucosidase 2-like isoform X1: protein MTSMEKQSSFVARLLLFLLLAFNVPLTHSSSSSTENGEWDMEDNGTLKVTFSEGATHWTDAIPIGNGRLGAMIWGGVSSELIQLNEDTLWTGTPGNYTDSTAPAALAEVRKLVDNRNYSGATEEALKLLGGPGAMYQLLGDIKLEFDDSHATYSNESYYRELDLDTATTKVKYSVGDVEYSREHFASHPDQVIVSRISASKPASLSLTVSLDSKLPHSLQVCGQNQVLMKGSCPGERQPPKVNSSANLKGIQFSVVLDVQISGEKGIVHVLEGSKLRIEGSDSVVLLLTASSSFDGPFTKPEDSKKDPTSDSLNTMKSVKKLSYANLYSRHLDDYQNLFHRVSLKLCKRSNLSSQTIPTSARVKSFQTDEDPSLVELLFQYGRYLLISSSRPGTQVANLQGIWNEELEPKWDGAPHLNINLQMNYWPSLPCNLRECQEPLFDYISSLSVSGSKTAKVNYEVNGWVAHQVSDIWAKSSPDRGRAVWALWPMGGAWLCTHLWEHYTYTMDKEFLRTKAYPLLEGCTLFLLDWLIEGHNELSETNPSTSPEHMFIAPDQKPASVSYSTTMDMSIIKEVFSSIVSAAEVLGTSNDAVIKRVTEAQSKLPPIKIARDGSVMEWAEDFQDPEVHHRHLSHLFGLFPGHTITPEKTPDICEAANRTLFKRGEDGPGWSTTWKAALWARLNNSEHAYRMVKHLIVLVNPEHEVGFQRGLYSNLFNAHPPFQIDANFGFSAAVAEMLVQSTMKDLYLLPALPRDKWPNGCVTGLKARGGITVNICWKEGELHEVGLWSGNQKSLVRVHHRETMVLTDLSPDIVYSCNSRLKCVKT, encoded by the exons ATGACTTCAATGGAAAAGCAATCTTCATTTGTTGCAAGGCTATTGCTGTTTCTGCTCTTAGCTTTCAATGTTCCACTCACtcattcctcatcatcatcaaca GAGAATGGAGAATGGGATATGGAGGATAATGGCACCCTCAAGGTTACGTTCTCTGAGGGTGCTACCCACTGGACCGATGCCATACCCATCGGAAATGGCCGTCTTGGGGCCATGATTTGGGGTGGCGTTTCATCGGAACTTATCCAGCTCAATG AGGACACACTTTGGACTGGGACGCCTGGCAACTATACCGACAGCACCGCTCCGGCAGCACTGGCTGAAGTCCGCAAACTTGTCGATAATAGAAATtactctggagctacagaagaagCTCTCAAATTGTTAGGAGGTCCTGGTGCC ATGTACCAACTTCTTGGTGATATCAAGTTAGAATTTGACGATTCTCATGCTACATACTCGAATGAGTCTTACTACAGAGAGCTGGATTTGGATACTGCGACAACAAAAGTAAAATACTCTGTGGGTGATGTAGAATATAGTAGAGAACATTTTGCTTCTCATCCAGACCAAGTAATAGTGTCAAGAATTTCTGCAAGCAAGCCAGCTTCGTTGTCATTAACAGTGTCTTTGGATAGCAAATTACCTCACAGTTTGCAAGTTTGTGGCCAAAATCAGGTACTAATGAAAGGAAGCTGTCCTGGTGAGAGGCAACCACCAAAAGTGAATTCAAGTGCCAATTTAAAGGGAATTCAATTTTCCGTTGTTCTTGATGTACAGATTAGTGGTGAAAAGGGGATTGTGCATGTTTTGGAAGGTTCAAAATTAAGGATTGAAGGTTCGGATTCTGTTGTTTTGCTTCTgacagcttcttcttcttttgatgGACCATTCACAAAACCTGAAGACTCTAAGAAGGACCCTACTTCAGACTCCCTCAACACAATGAAGTCGGTAAAAAAATTGTCATATGCTAACCTTTATTCACGTCACTTGGATGACTATCAGAACCTATTTCATCGTGTGTCATTGAAACTCTGTAAAAGGTCAAATCTTTCCTCTCAAACCATTCCAACTTCGGCAAGGGTCAAATCTTTCCAAACAGATGAAGATCCTTCACTTGTAGAGCTTTTGTTTCAATATGGTCGATATCTACTTATTTCAAGTTCACGTCCTGGAACTCAGGTGGCAAACCTGCAGGGTATATGGAACGAAGAACTTGAGCCTAAATGGGA TGGTGCTCCTCACTTGAACATTAATCTTCAAATGAACTATTGGCCATCTCTTCCTTGCAACTTACGTGAGTGTCAAGAGCCACTATTTGATTACATTTCCTCTTTGTCAGTCAGTGGAAGTAAAACTGCAAAG GTGAATTATGAGGTAAACGGTTGGGTTGCACATCAAGTTTCTGACATATGGGCTAAATCGTCCCCTGATCGAGGTCGTGCAGTTTGGGCATTATGGCCAATGGGTGGAGCTTGGCTTTGTACCCATCTATGGGAGCATTATACTTATACAATGGACAAA GAGTTTCTTAGAACCAAGGCATATCCTTTGTTGGAAGGATGTACTTTATTTTTGTTGGATTGGTTGATTGAAGGCCATAATGAATTATCAGAAACCAACCCGTCAACTTCACCGGAACACATGTTCATTGCACCAGATCAAAAGCCTGCCAGTGTGAGCTACTCGACAACCATGGACATGTCAATCATCAAAGAAGTTTTCTCATCAATTGTATCCGCTGCTGAG GTTTTGGGGACAAGTAATGATGCTGTTATCAAAAGAGTAACTGAGGCTCAGTCCAAGCTTCCACCAATAAAAATTGCTAGGGATGGATCTGTTATGGAATGG GCAGAAGATTTCCAGGATCCTGAAGTACATCATAGACATCTTTCGCACCTATTTGGCCTCTTTCCAGGGCACACAATAACTCCTGAAAAAACTCCAGACATCTGTGAAGCTGCAAATCGCACTCTATTCAAAAGAG GAGAGGATGGTCCCGGGTGGTCAACAACTTGGAAAGCTGCATTGTGGGCACGTCTTAACAACAGTGAGCACGCATATCGCATGGTAAAGCACTTGATTGTCTTGGTGAACCCTGAACATGAAGTTGGTTTTCAGAGAGGACTCTACAGTAACCTGTTCAATGCACATCCCCCTTTTCAAATCGATGCAAACTTTGG TTTCTCAGCAGCAGTTGCAGAAATGCTTGTTCAAAGCACAATGAAGGACCTTTACTTGCTTCCGGCATTGCCTCGCGACAAATGGCCGAACGGCTGTGTGACAGGATTGAAAGCACGCGGCGGGATCACAGTGAACATATGCTGGAAAGAAGGAGAGCTGCATGAAGTTGGGCTGTGGTCAGGAAACCAGAAATCCCTAGTGAGAGTACATCATAGAGAAACCATGGTCCTAACAGATTTATCACCCGACATAGTTTACTCATGTAATAGCCGGTTGAAATGTGTGAAGACATAG